From the Labrus mixtus chromosome 17, fLabMix1.1, whole genome shotgun sequence genome, one window contains:
- the mbd2 gene encoding methyl-CpG-binding domain protein 2 isoform X2 produces the protein MERKRTDCPALPSGWKKEEVIRKSGLSAGKSDVYYYSPSGKKFRSKPQLSRYLGNTVDLGCFDFRTGKMMPGKMQKNKQRLRHDQLILAKLFWERRLKGLRSSDVTEEVLRSMDLPKGLQSVGPDTSDDTLLSAIASALHMSSAPITGQTSVAAEKNPAIWLNVSQPLCKAFTVTDEHIREQELKVYQARRSLEEALMADSLARAAENTRELLEGKRA, from the exons atggagaggaagaggacggactGTCCCGCTCTTCCGTCCGGCTGGAAGAAGGAAGAAGTGATCAGGAAGTCCGGGCTGAGCGCCGGGAAGAGCGACGTCTACTATTACAG TCCTTCAGGAAAGAAGTTCAGGAGTAAACCTCAGCTGTCCCGTTACCTTGGCAACACAGTGGATCTGGGATGTTTCGACTTCCGGACAGGGAAGATGATGCCAGGGAAAATGcagaagaacaaacagagaCTCCGACATGACCAGCTCATCTTGGCCAAG ctgttcTGGGAGAGGAGGTTGAAAGGTCTCCGTTCATCAGACGTCACAGAGGAAGTCCTGCGGTCAATGGACCTCCCCAAAGGCCTGCAGA GTGTTGGACCAGACACCAGCGATGACACTCTGCTTTCAGCCATCGCCAGCGCTCTGCACATGAGCTCTGCCCCGATCACGGGACAGACGTCTGTGGCCGCGGAGAAGAACCCGGCCATCTGGCTCAACGTGTCCCAGCCGCTCTGCAAGGCCTTCACCGTCACAGACGAACACATCAG ggagcaGGAGCTGAAGGTGTACCAGGCCAGGAGGAGTCTGGAGGAGGCGCTCATGGCTGACAGTTTGGCGCGGGCCGCCGAAAACACCCGGGAGCTGCTGGAGGGGAAGAGGGCCTGA
- the c17h18orf54 gene encoding lung adenoma susceptibility protein 2 gives MECGGLVGDVLSPESTVTSLLSSSGHLRSNLLAPEHNTSFRYRDKDYESASAALDAYIADFDRSGQNRGSLTGKLVLPQSLPSTPCRPGASMLRNKDVLRERLTDKELDFLNLPVSSLHHRSNRDRLSMTTDELLSIPRDGSMPVTHTSAFIQGLMSKSRESQPRPTSSRPAQRPWDRLSSSHTAPRINLHHHTHPTRMPRSSRGRPGTAMMKPDADISSGSCYRSSHRAARTERADLSSSLHLPHWFTSNKSDMDCSGITSVPDLKYPAWIQRCDLSEPPPPSESELWDDRGVPLPAVHRSGAPSWVEELEGDDVSDQTPAQSDSRQTLRDLRLQFAEQISLLAAQKKSSDIMETLFRDNRIESLIQKADQVLNSLSQSSGGADSRSHSVSIHDSVDEEGSLMKTEELLHGPQFNQDSEAATGGNTEAQTDSGAPLQDCCLHGNNIFKQPGPAEALKQMLFRLQAVEAELQRRQEAPSAPTETDRLQTRETPVKQKPEREAELESISGGASLQRALHHLSRLKMLVEEPREKRTQEEKERDEDEGRYSSSSADGLTCTQQKRS, from the exons aTGGAGTGCGGCGGCCTGGTCGGTGACGTTCTATCCCCAGAGTCGACGGTTACCTCCCTCCTGTCCAGCTCAGGTCACCTGAGAAGCAACCTGCTGGCTCCTGAACACAACACCTCCTTCAGATACAGAGACAAG GACTATGAATCCGCCTCGGCAGCACTGGACGCCTACATTGCAGACTTCGACAGAAGTGGGCAGAACAGAGGGTCTCTGACAGGAAAGCTGGTCCTGCCTCAAAGTCTACCCTCCACGCCATGCAGACCTGGAGCGAGCATGCTCAGAAACAAAGACG TTCTCAGGGAGCGTTTGACGGACAAGGAGCTGGACTTCCTTAACCTCCCCGTCAGCTCCCTCCATCACCGCAGCAACAGAGACAGACTCTCCATGACGACTGACGAGTTACTGTCCATCCCTCGTGACGGCTCCATGCCCGTCACCCACACGTCCGCCTTTATCCAAG GCCTCATGTCCAAGTCCAGGGAGTCCCAGCCTCGTCCCACCTCCTCCAGACCAGCACAGAGACCCTGGGACAGACTCAGCAGCAGCCACACCGCTCCCCGCATAAACCTCCATCACCACACTCACCCAACCAGGATGCCCAGAAGCTCCAG GGGCAGACCAGGCACAGCCATGATGAAACCGGATGCTGATATTTCCTCCGGCAGCTGCTACAGG tcctcACACAGAGCAGCGAGGACGGAGCGGGCCGACCTGTCCTCATCGCTCCACCTCCCTCACTGGTTCACCAGCAACAAGTCTGACATGGACTGCTCCGGAATCACCAGCGTGCCCGACCTGAAGTACCCGGCCTGGATCCAACGCTGCGACCTGAGCGAGCCTCCGCCGCCTTCAGAGTCAGAGCTGTGGGATGACCGAG GTGTTCCCCTTCCTGCAGTTCACAGATCCGGAGCTCCGTCCTGGGTCGAAGAGCTGGAGGGCGACGATGTTTCTGACCAGACACCTGCCCAG aGTGACAGCCGGCAGACTCTCAGAGATCTCAGGCTTCAGTTTGCTGAACAGATTTCTCTACTCGCCGCTCAGAAGAAAAGCTCTGACATCATGGAAACTCTGTTCAGAG ACAACAGGATTGAGTCTCTGATCCAGAAGGCCGACCAGGTGTTGAACTCTCTGTCTCAGAGTTCTGGAGGAGCAGACAGCCGATCACATTCGG tCAGTATCCATGACAGTGTCGATGAAGAAGGCAGCCTGATGAAGACAGAGGAGCTTTTGCACGGCCCTCAGTTCAATCA GGACTCAGAAGCAGCAACAGGGGGCAACACAGAGGCTCAGACCGACAGTGGAGCTCCG CTTCAGGACTGCTGTCTCCATGGAAACAACATCTTTAAACAGCCGGGTCCAGCTGAGGCTCTGAAGCAGATGCTGTTCAGGCTGCAGGCGGTGGAGGCGGAGCTTCAGCGACGACAGGAGGCGCCATCAGCTCCAACAGAGACCGACAGGTTACAGACACGAGAGACTCCAGTGAAACAG AAGCCTGAGAGGGAAGCGGAGCTGGAGAGTATTTCTGGTGGAGCGTCACTACAAAG AGCTCTGCATCACCTGAGCCGACTGAAGATGCTGGTGGAAGAGCCCAGAGAGAAACGCAcacaggaagagaaggagagggatgAAGACGAAGGACGctactcttcttcttcagctgaTGGACTCACCTGCACTCAGCAGAAACGCTCATGA
- the mbd2 gene encoding methyl-CpG-binding domain protein 2 isoform X1 encodes MERKRTDCPALPSGWKKEEVIRKSGLSAGKSDVYYYSPSGKKFRSKPQLSRYLGNTVDLGCFDFRTGKMMPGKMQKNKQRLRHDQLILAKGGKLDLNTALPIRQTASIFKQPVTKVTSHPGNKVKPDLQRGADQPRQLFWERRLKGLRSSDVTEEVLRSMDLPKGLQSVGPDTSDDTLLSAIASALHMSSAPITGQTSVAAEKNPAIWLNVSQPLCKAFTVTDEHIREQELKVYQARRSLEEALMADSLARAAENTRELLEGKRA; translated from the exons atggagaggaagaggacggactGTCCCGCTCTTCCGTCCGGCTGGAAGAAGGAAGAAGTGATCAGGAAGTCCGGGCTGAGCGCCGGGAAGAGCGACGTCTACTATTACAG TCCTTCAGGAAAGAAGTTCAGGAGTAAACCTCAGCTGTCCCGTTACCTTGGCAACACAGTGGATCTGGGATGTTTCGACTTCCGGACAGGGAAGATGATGCCAGGGAAAATGcagaagaacaaacagagaCTCCGACATGACCAGCTCATCTTGGCCAAG GGAGGTAAACTGGACCTGAACACCGCTCTGCCCATCAGACAGACGGCCTCCATCTTTAAACAGCCTGTTACCAAGGTTACTAGTCATCCAGGCAACAAGGTGAAGCCAGACCTGCAGAGAGGGGCCGATCAGCCCAGACAG ctgttcTGGGAGAGGAGGTTGAAAGGTCTCCGTTCATCAGACGTCACAGAGGAAGTCCTGCGGTCAATGGACCTCCCCAAAGGCCTGCAGA GTGTTGGACCAGACACCAGCGATGACACTCTGCTTTCAGCCATCGCCAGCGCTCTGCACATGAGCTCTGCCCCGATCACGGGACAGACGTCTGTGGCCGCGGAGAAGAACCCGGCCATCTGGCTCAACGTGTCCCAGCCGCTCTGCAAGGCCTTCACCGTCACAGACGAACACATCAG ggagcaGGAGCTGAAGGTGTACCAGGCCAGGAGGAGTCTGGAGGAGGCGCTCATGGCTGACAGTTTGGCGCGGGCCGCCGAAAACACCCGGGAGCTGCTGGAGGGGAAGAGGGCCTGA